The sequence below is a genomic window from Mobula hypostoma chromosome X1, sMobHyp1.1, whole genome shotgun sequence.
TTATAAACTCCTACAAAGTCACTCTCAGCTcccctatccaatctctccttgtaactcaagacctcccagtcctggcaacatctttgtgaatGTCTTCTAACTTaatctcatccttcctataacatgtgaccagaactgcacacaatacttttgGTAAATCCTGGCACCAGAGAAACAATGCACCCTCCTGGAACCTTATCTTAAGGCAACAAAAAGGCCATTCAGTCAGTCAGGTTCACTTAAGCTCTGAAGGAGAATTTCACCTCTTTGATTCCTTTTGCCATTGTCTATGCACCAGAGACAatctacagcagccaattaatgtACCAACACATCTTTGGGACCTGGACAGGAAGTGGGACACCCAAGatgaacccacatggtcacagggagaatgtgtaaactccacagacAGCACCACAGCTCAGGATTGTGGCTGTGAGGCAGCATTACTAACTCCTGGAATATTGTGGCAGGGGAGGGTCGCTACTAGGTGTGGAGGATGTGGAGTCAGTCAGGAAAAGGAGGAGCTGCAGAATTGGTTTGAGTGCGTCTTTGCAAAGTCCCCAAGTTCCATAATCCATATTAGTTTTGCAAAGCTGAAGGTGACTCTGTACCATTTCTTCACCCTGAATGGAGATTCTTAAGTGTCTATGTTTTGTCCAACAGAATAAGTGAGAGAGTCTGGCTCAAGAGAGAAACAATACAAATTATACTGGATGCAAAATCTCATGCAACTGCACCTACCCTTTCTTCACATACTGATAAGCCAAATCTCTCAAACCAGGTCTAAAGATGGAAATTCGGTGCCAAGTTGTCTTCTGGCTGACGTCTCCTGCAATAATTTAGCAACAACTTTACCAAACCATTGTTAGTGCCAAGATGATTGACTGTTCATGATAAGGGCCTTAGATTACATTTCCAACAATCATGATTCAGTTGTGAAAGGGTTATCCAGTTAGACCCACCGAAATGATCTGGGGCTGTTCTAGAAAGCAAAATTCTGACATGGTGGAAGATCCCGGCATCTCACAACCAATGGATCAAGTGTAATTAAGAGGAGAATGAGGAGACTATTGAGGGGACTTGACTTTGTACATGTTTCAGGAGGAAATGATAGCAATAAAGATGTATGGAACAGGGAATCAACAAGTCTGATGGAAAGAGCTCATGTAAGGGATTTTGTAAGTTATAAATGCAATCTTCAGGTCTTGGTGGCTGCTGCTTTAACATGCCACCTCCTCTTTGATAACTTGAGGTTAACTCCAGGTTTTACCTCAATTGCACACTGAAAATACTCCATCAAGAGGAATCTAGTAGCATGAGGCAGGAgatcaggagaaatttcttccctcaggcaatGGAGAAGCTCTAGAATTCTCTACCCTGCAGGGGCTGTGGAGAAGTTAGATTAAGTTCTTTCAAAATTAAGGTCAATAAATTTCTGGGCATTAATAAAATCAAGGGACACGTGGATAGTGCTGGAAAGTGGTGGACAGGTAAAAGATCAGCCACAATAGTGACATGAATATACAGAACATGGAGGGACATGGACTTGCATGGGAGAAGGGATCAGTTTTATTGTGTTTCTAtttctagtttaattagtttggcacaaaatcatgggctgaaggccctgttcctgtactgtattgcactgttctatgttctgcgttCTAAAACAAGAGGAAGGGTACAGGACTTATAAAGTGAGACTTAGAGAGTGTGGAGCTGGAGGACATTCATTAGAAAACAGACAGAATAGGGTAAGGCTGAGGTCATTAGAACTTGCAAACAGAAAAGAATTGTTTTAAGCCAAAATTCCATTTCACCAGGAACTGAAGAAAACAAGAGTGATAATTTTAAAGCAGTATGTATAGTATGCACTGTGCTTACATTCCCAAATTTTTAACAATGACAAACTGTCACCTATAGGTGGACATTGGACTTGGAGTAATGAGTTATATTCCCAAGCCGTATCCAGGAGAAAACCTCAGGCAGGCCTTTGGTTATTACCTGATGCAAGTGTATCACTGTCTCCAGATCGCCACATTTCATTGGTGGCCAATGAGAAGATTGTTACAGGATTCTTTCCATCAACCTGTCGCATAACAGGATCCTGCCCAACACGGCCGAGCAACTGAACCCGATTCAAGGCTGGAGAGAGACAGAATG
It includes:
- the ssbp1 gene encoding single-stranded DNA-binding protein, mitochondrial isoform X1, with amino-acid sequence MLHGCIFKVVRQLVRHQATDSSTLVLERSLNRVQLLGRVGQDPVMRQVDGKNPVTIFSLATNEMWRSGDSDTLASGDVSQKTTWHRISIFRPGLRDLAYQYVKKGARIYVEGKLDYGEYTDKSNVRRQATTVVADNLIFLSDSVKEV
- the ssbp1 gene encoding single-stranded DNA-binding protein, mitochondrial isoform X2, with the protein product MLHGCIFKVVRQLVRHQATDSSTLVLERSLNRVQLLGRVGQDPVMRQVDGKNPVTIFSLATNEMWRSGDSDTLASGDVSQKTTWHRISIFRPGLRDLAYQYVKKGARIYVEGKLDYGEYTDKSNVRRQATTVVAGVSAHAQWE